The following coding sequences lie in one Sorghum bicolor cultivar BTx623 chromosome 6, Sorghum_bicolor_NCBIv3, whole genome shotgun sequence genomic window:
- the LOC8080317 gene encoding DNA-directed RNA polymerase II subunit RPB1 produces the protein MEFESKTTLARHASAGTIYCTSRPAWIQTITSTTDPIRAPSTAAAATTSTRSSSSRALRREMAMAFASCASTRSAAGDAFSYDDVGSSRGYRLVTVRGRSFVELEGIVFDSERFCYRRTSSLLDSPPRSGSPDYTPGSLDCSSQRSGSPDYSPATPDPATPSSQRSGSPVYSPASPEYTPLLKPSSRRFGSPDYSPATPEYTPLTPSSQRSGSPVYSPASPEYTPLLTPSSRRFGSPDYSPASPEYTPLTPSSQRSGSPVYSPGSPEYTPLTPPKRSGSPAYTPAAANYTPRSPSSSSLSDFFHDFDRHCTSPSTGCSSRAVSPEYTPASASGCCSPPDYFFCYTSPPSAGYSPRDASPEYTPSIPLISLPRRAASPDYTPSSPSVVSDAVSRTSPPSHRRFHPYQRSRTSCCQSRLPPPSMDTKRIQ, from the coding sequence ATGGAATTCGAGTCGAAGACGACGCTTGCGCGCCACGCGAGCGCGGGCACTATTTACTGTACCTCCCGTCCCGCGTGGATCCAAACCATTACGTCAACAACCGATCCCATCCGCGCTCcatccaccgccgccgccgccaccacctcaACTCGCTCCTCGTCTTCCCGAGCGCTCCGCCGCGAGATGGCGATGGCGTTCGCCTCTTGCGCTTCCACCAGATCTGCCGCCGGCGACGCTTTCTCCTACGACGACGTGGGGTCGTCGCGCGGTTACCGCCTGGTGACGGTGCGCGGAAGAAGCTTCGTGGAGCTGGAGGGCATCGTCTTCGACTCGGAAAGGTTCTGCTACCGGCGGACATCGTCCCTGCTCGACTCGCCGCCGCGATCTGGATCTCCAGATTACACGCCTGGATCGCTGGATTGTTCGTCGCAGCGGTCTGGATCGCCGGATTATTCGCCGGCCACCCCGGACCCGGCCACACCGTCGTCGCAGCGATCTGGATCGCCAGTCTACTCGCCGGCCAGCCCGGAGTACACTCCATTATTGAAGCCGTCGTCGCGGCGTTTTGGATCGCCAGATTACTCACCGGCCACCCCGGAGTACACTCCCCTGACACCGTCGTCGCAGCGATCTGGATCGCCAGTCTACTCGCCGGCCAGCCCGGAGTACACTCCATTATTGACGCCGTCGTCGCGGCGTTTTGGATCGCCAGATTACTCACCGGCCAGCCCGGAGTACACTCCCCTGACACCGTCATCGCAGCGATCTGGATCACCAGTCTACTCGCCGGGCAGCCCGGAGTACACTCCCCTGACGCCGCCGAAGCGATCCGGGTCTCCAGCTTacacgccggccgccgcgaacTACACGCCCCGGAGTCCTTCAAGCTCGTCTTTATCCGACTTCTTCCACGACTTTGATCGCCACTGCACTTCGCCGTCTACGGGCTGCTCATCGCGCGCCGTCTCGCCGGAGTACACGCCCGCCAGTGCTTCCGGCTGCTGTTCACCACCGGACTACTTCTTCTGCTACACTTCGCCGCCGTCTGCTGGGTACTCGCCGCGCGACGCGTCGCCGGAGTACACGCCTTCGATTCCCCTCATCAGCCTTCCCCGGCGTGCTGCTTCTCCAGACTACACCCCGAGCTCCCCTTCGGTGGTGTCAGACGCCGTTTCACGCACGTCTCCACCGAGCCACCGCCGGTTCCACCCGTACCAGAGGAGCCGGACCAGCTGCTGCCAGAGTCGCCTTCCTCCTCCCAGCATGGATACTAAACGCATTCAGTAG